In one Drosophila pseudoobscura strain MV-25-SWS-2005 chromosome X, UCI_Dpse_MV25, whole genome shotgun sequence genomic region, the following are encoded:
- the LOC117184863 gene encoding uncharacterized protein has product MKRLRDGRQARPLGANGDTTGHPSGDQRPEVPAPADEPTASRTRDWIVNPDGPSTSRQAQLRRVGEATLRQPGWMPWGQRAAAIQGWIDQQTHDPRTDAEGEVEPDGRFATAGVRSALNHDVAALNRLWLGSYGAAIDDDNATTDTDEHETILRNAPSLASTLPYEVSGHPVARGSEWDSPLWAEWDLAGQGRLGTPPAVRNEDESGDGAGPHYSDVSNASDAGEGTGPQRDDGGSDSRSLMDLDFAPQANQHWAPANPSGSADIPPPFFAAHAGPPPQRPDEEVRDFGSEESLPLEYGEMADLLQILRLHPTVAAVQDDPEWAEAPPEWRTNAPGRRLPRDLISNITVFLRDRAYRLGVRRLEVHDGTCFRIKITRSRAVTVTLRHPRSMEGV; this is encoded by the coding sequence ATGAAGCGTCTAAGAGATGGAAGGCAAGCTCGGCCCCTAGGGGCAAATGGTGATACGACGGGACACCCTAGCGGAGACCAGCGGCCTGAAGTCCCGGCGCCTGCCGACGAACCGACTGCAAGCCGGACTCGCGACTGGATCGTCAACCCCGATGGGCCATCCACCTCCCGTCAAGCCCAGTTGAGGCGGGTCGGAGAGGCGACTCTCAGACAACCAGGCTGGATGCCATGGGGTCAGCGCGCGGCAGCCATCCAAGGGTGGATCGACCAACAAACACACGACCCGCGGACCGATGCCGAAGGGGAAGTGGAGCCCGATGGCCGTTTCGCAACCGCTGGTGTCCGCTCGGCGCTCAATCACGACGTCGCCGCCCTGAATCGCCTTTGGCTCGGGAGTTACGGGGCTGCCATAGACGACGACAATGCAACCACGGACACCGACGAGCACGAGACGATCCTGCGCAACGCTCCAAGCCTGGCGTCCACGCTGCCGTACGAAGTGAGCGGACACCCAGTGGCTCGCGGAAGCGAATGGGACTCGCCCCTTTGGGCCGAGTGGGACCTGGCCGGTCAAGGTCGACTAGGCACCCCTCCAGCTGTACGCAACGAGGACGAATCCGGTGATGGTGCTGGGCCACACTACTCTGACGTGTCTAACGCGAGCGATGCAGGGGAAGGAACAGGACCCCAACGCGACGACGGAGGGTCCGATTCCCGGTCCCTCATGGACCTGGACTTCGCGCCGCAAGCAAACCAGCATTGGGCACCAGCCAACCCGTCGGGGTCAGCTGACATCCCGCCCCCCTTCTTTGCCGCCCACGCCGGACCACCCCCACAACGCCCCGACGAGGAAGTACGCGACTTCGGCTCCGAAGAGAGCCTCCCGCTGGAGTATGGCGAGATGGCCGACCTGCTGCAAATCCTCCGACTCCACCCTACGGTAGCCGCGGTACAGGACGACCCGGAATGGGCAGAGGCTCCCCCCGAATGGCGGACCAACGCGCCAGGGCGGCGGTTGCCCCGGGACCTCATATCCAACATCACTGTGTTCCTACGCGATCGAGCCTACCGACTGGGAGTCCGGCGACTGGAGGTCCACGACGGCACCTGCTTCCGCATCAAAATTACCCGTAGCCGGGCTGTCACAGTCACTCTTCGGCACCCCCGAAGTATGGAGGGGGTGTga
- the LOC117184996 gene encoding uncharacterized protein — MKRLRDGRQARPLGANGDTTGHPSGDQRPEVPAPADEPTASRTRDWIVNPDGPSTSRQAQLRRVGEATLRQPGWMPWGQRAAAIQGWIDQQTHDPRTDAEGEVEPDGRFATAGVRSALNHDVAALNRLWLGSYGAAIDDDNATTDTDEHETILRNAPSLASTLPYEVSGHPVARGSEWDSPLWAESDLAGQGRLGTPPAVRNEDESGDGAGPHYSDVSNASDAGEGTGPQRDDGGSDSRSLMDLDFAPQANQHWAPANPSGSADIPPPFFAAHAGPPPQRPDEEVRDFGSEESLPLEYGEMADLLQILRLHPTVAAVQDDPEWAEAPPEWRTNAPGRRLPRDLISNITVFLRDRAYRLGVRRLEVHDGTCFRIKITRSRAVTVTLRHPRSMEGV, encoded by the coding sequence ATGAAGCGTCTAAGAGATGGAAGGCAAGCTCGGCCCCTAGGGGCAAATGGTGATACGACGGGACACCCTAGCGGAGACCAGCGGCCTGAAGTCCCGGCGCCTGCCGACGAACCGACTGCAAGCCGGACTCGCGACTGGATCGTCAACCCCGATGGGCCATCCACCTCCCGTCAAGCCCAGTTGAGGCGGGTCGGAGAGGCGACTCTCAGACAACCAGGCTGGATGCCATGGGGTCAGCGCGCGGCAGCCATCCAAGGGTGGATCGACCAACAAACACACGACCCGCGGACCGATGCCGAAGGGGAAGTGGAGCCCGATGGCCGTTTCGCAACCGCTGGTGTCCGCTCGGCGCTCAATCACGACGTCGCCGCCCTGAATCGCCTTTGGCTCGGGAGTTACGGGGCTGCCATAGACGACGACAATGCAACCACGGACACCGACGAGCACGAGACGATCCTGCGCAACGCTCCAAGCCTGGCGTCCACGCTGCCGTACGAAGTGAGCGGACACCCAGTGGCTCGCGGAAGCGAATGGGACTCGCCCCTTTGGGCCGAGTCGGACCTGGCCGGTCAAGGTCGACTAGGCACCCCTCCAGCTGTACGCAACGAGGACGAATCCGGTGATGGTGCTGGGCCACACTACTCTGACGTGTCTAACGCGAGCGATGCAGGGGAAGGAACAGGACCCCAACGCGACGACGGAGGGTCCGATTCCCGGTCCCTCATGGACCTGGACTTCGCGCCGCAAGCAAACCAGCATTGGGCACCAGCCAACCCGTCGGGGTCAGCTGACATCCCGCCCCCCTTCTTTGCCGCCCACGCCGGACCACCCCCACAACGCCCCGACGAGGAAGTACGCGACTTCGGCTCCGAAGAGAGCCTCCCGCTGGAGTATGGCGAGATGGCCGACCTGCTGCAAATCCTCCGACTCCACCCTACGGTAGCCGCGGTACAGGACGACCCGGAATGGGCAGAGGCTCCCCCCGAATGGCGGACCAACGCGCCAGGGCGGCGGTTGCCCCGGGACCTCATATCCAACATCACTGTGTTCCTACGCGATCGAGCCTACCGACTGGGAGTCCGGCGACTGGAGGTCCATGACGGCACCTGCTTCCGCATCAAAATTACCCGTAGCCGGGCTGTCACAGTCACTCTTCGGCACCCCCGAAGTATGGAGGGGGTGTga